One Candidatus Campbellbacteria bacterium genomic region harbors:
- a CDS encoding 50S ribosomal protein L28: MTKECVITGATTLTAGRYSNRTRATQFNPGVKRGKKRRKANLQKRKLFIPELGKSVHVVVSNRGMKTIRKNGAYSALKKVGALK; this comes from the coding sequence ATGACCAAAGAATGCGTTATAACAGGAGCAACAACACTCACCGCTGGTCGCTACAGTAATAGAACGCGCGCGACGCAGTTTAACCCTGGCGTAAAACGAGGTAAGAAGCGCCGAAAGGCCAACTTACAGAAGCGCAAGCTTTTTATTCCTGAACTCGGAAAAAGCGTTCATGTTGTTGTCTCAAACCGCGGCATGAAAACAATTCGTAAGAATGGCGCATATTCAGCCCTCAAGAAAGTCGGCGCTCTCAAATAG